In the Candidatus Binatia bacterium genome, one interval contains:
- a CDS encoding class II aldolase/adducin family protein, translating to MAKKKGRSTASPAEKTISDDVLFGARVLLRELEDVYGHVSGRLPPESKREGLLFARMRIAPKPLDPDEVMELDFSCRPVKGTQHVSGETFIHTEIYKARPDVGGVVHAHPFHAVTLSATDRKLHTFHPPSIPFGKGVPYFRSNLIYSASDGREVAETLGQGKAVILKNHGAVTVGCDVAQAVVMMYYLEKAAYAHLMAGKELAQWEPDETYLKLSDQSYKFVWRTWHWELENGGVMNRWERKRR from the coding sequence ATGGCGAAGAAAAAAGGGCGGAGCACCGCAAGTCCAGCGGAGAAAACAATATCAGATGACGTGCTGTTCGGCGCGCGGGTTCTCCTGCGCGAGCTGGAAGACGTTTACGGCCACGTGAGCGGGCGGCTGCCGCCGGAGTCGAAGCGCGAAGGACTGCTCTTCGCCCGTATGCGCATCGCGCCGAAGCCGCTCGATCCCGACGAAGTCATGGAGCTGGATTTTTCCTGCCGGCCTGTCAAAGGGACGCAGCACGTCTCGGGCGAGACCTTTATCCATACGGAGATCTACAAGGCGCGGCCCGACGTCGGCGGCGTGGTGCACGCGCATCCTTTTCATGCCGTGACGCTGTCGGCGACCGATCGAAAACTGCATACCTTTCATCCGCCCTCCATACCTTTTGGCAAAGGAGTCCCTTATTTTCGCAGCAACCTGATCTATAGCGCAAGCGACGGGCGCGAGGTCGCGGAAACTCTCGGCCAGGGCAAGGCGGTGATCTTGAAAAATCACGGCGCGGTCACGGTCGGGTGCGACGTGGCCCAGGCGGTGGTGATGATGTACTACCTGGAGAAAGCCGCCTATGCGCACCTGATGGCCGGGAAGGAATTGGCTCAGTGGGAGCCCGATGAAACTTACTTGAAGCTATCGGATCAGTCCTACAAATTCGTCTGGCGAACCTGGCATTGGGAGTTGGAGAACGGCGGCGTGATGAACCGCTGGGAGCGGAAGCGTCGCTGA